A window of Chiloscyllium plagiosum isolate BGI_BamShark_2017 chromosome 25, ASM401019v2, whole genome shotgun sequence genomic DNA:
taatctgggacAACCATAGAGCCCTGGctgataagtttaaaaaaaagagtgtcTGACAGTCTgatcactctgagaactggctctgagggagctggatgagtatcaaggactttccacatgtcaataaagggtgacttggtgatgggataccagtctctCTAGAATTATTTTAGAtaggttttttttcatttgtgggacatgggcatcgctgactgggccagcatttattacttagTTACCCTTGATaaagtggcagtgagctgccttctcaaaccactgcagCCTATGTGTTGTAGGTAGCCTCACAATGCCTTTAAggagagagttccaagattttgacgcAGCAATACTGAGGGAACCGCGATacgtttccaaatcaggatggtaagtggcttggagttgaccttgcaggtggtggtgtaccCAGGTATTTGCTACctttctccttctagatggtagtggtcgtgggtttgaaaggtgctgtctcaggatgtttgatgaattcctgctgtgcatcttgtagatagtagcagtagtgtgtactgtgcatctgtggtggagggagggatgcttgtgaatgtgatgccaatcaagttgCTTTGACctcgatggtgtcaagcttcttgaatgttgttggagctgtattcatctaggcaagtggggaatattccattacactcctgacttgtgacttgtagatggtggacaggctttggggagtcaggtaagttactcactgcagtattctttgTATCTGACCTCTTTGTGTAGTCACCGTGTTCATGTGGTGAATccattcaatttctggtcaatggtaactccaaggatgttgatcgtggtggattcagtgatgataacaccattgaatttcaagaggTAGTGGTTAGACTGTCTTTTATTAGaattggtcattgcctggcatttgtgtggggtGAATATTATTTACCACTTGTCAGCGCAAGACTAGATactgtccagaccttgttgcatttgaacatgcgcTGCtccagtatttgaggagtcatgcATAGTACTAAACATTGTTCGCTGACAGTTGCACATCCCCACCTTCCGAAAAAGGGGaggttattgatgaaacagctgaagatggttgggcctaggtcaTTACGCTGAGATGTCCTGGATGCTGAAATTTCTGACTGCTAACAAACACAActatctttctatgtgccaggtgtgactccagCAAGTGGAAAGTTTGCCTTCTGAAACatggattccagttttgctagggctccttgatgctacagtttgtcaaatgcagccttgatatcaactGCTGTCATTCTCACCTACCCATAgctggataggaagcagctgcaCCTCTTAGGTGAAGGATCAAcaatgaggggacataattttcaGGTAAATGATAagtggtttagagggaatttcTTTCAGCCGGAGGGTGataggaatctggaattcactgcctcggAAGTCAGTAGATATGGcaaacctcacaatcttttaaaaattatatgattgagcacttgaaatgttataacattcgagactatgggccaagtactcgcaaatgggattagttaggtaggtcagtgcagacttgatgggcctcttctgtgctctatgactctatgatatgtaTCCTGTGATGTCTTGTCAAGCCATGTGCTTTGTTTTCATTTAACAAGGTCAGAAGAAATGCCCGAGACCTAATGGGAccaggaggcccaagttcaaatcctcagttccagagatgtgtcagtAAAAGTGTGGTCTTGGACTCTGTGTATGAATACAGTTATTGTCTACTGTATAACAATGTTTACTAAAACACTAAACACCATTCTCAGAAAGCGGTCCTCTGACATGTGGGATTAGTCCTGTGTCCCTTCTCTGTTTGGATgtttctctcccacctttctgaccagaactaaacacaatctTCAATATAAGGTACAAGTGGAGTATGTTAGGCAAAATTTTAGCTCcatatttacaatatattaatttagcagcattattcaatattttgtttgctttcttGGTTGCTGCTCTGCAAATGATTGGATATTGTAAATTGTTGACTCTCATATCACTGTTAGATCTTAATCATTCTTTCTCCCAGCTAGCCAATATGTATTTTTAAGGAAAGTGTAGCACAGCATCTCGTCAGTCTAATGCTAACTTTTCaatctcatatttcatctttttgTGCCAAACCCACCAAGAATTTCCCATcagtttccttcttccttttttaaaattaatttcttgtTCACCTTCAAGATTTCCCTAAGACACTCAGCCCTTTAAGCTGATGTAGCACTATTCCACTCATAGTTCCATAAAGAACTATTCATTTGGATTTCTGAAAGGATGGTACTACTCAGTATCACAGGACTTTACACTGTCCATTTTGGATATGTCACAAGGTTTCAAGTGGAAGGATTGCTTCTAGATGAACAGATCTGGACACACAAACTATTTCGCTTAATCATTCTCTTGAAAATAGTCATTTCATTATTCAAAGTTTTCAGATCACTAAATAACATTTGATGACATTTAATTAAATGTCACAAAATTTATCCCTGGAAGTTAAATCTCTCAACACTATTTTAATGCAGCGTAAGATCAACAACAGCCTGTGAACAGAGATGGTATAACTATAAAAGAAACAGACAATCTTGGTTCAGTACTTCCAAAATACTTGAGtgattttcaaaaacattcttCAGAGAAAAAACAAATCAACACCTTAAAAAGAAAACCATTACTGAAAACAGCAGCAACAGGACAATGCAAGTAAGTGTAGATCTTGGGCATATTCTCATTGAGTATTACCTCAATTAATGAAAAATAAGACACTTCTATTAGGTGAAATTGAGGCACAAAAATAAGTTGTTAAATTGTTTAAAAGGAAGTAAACATTTGTTGACATTCTGTATGCATGGGGCACTATCACTGTGTAATAGTTGTTTCCAGCATGAATTCTATTGAGCATTGTTGGTATTTTCTGGAGAAAAGCCAAAGAACAACAACTTGTCCCTTACCTGTCAATGACCAATTCAAATAGCACAATATGAGAATGTTGCGTGTATTCTGGATCATCTTCTACATAATCAAAACGGTTCAATAAAGTAACAAGATCCAAATCACATGATGTTTTATCCGGAAACTTCCATGATGGATAGCGAACTGCGCCAACACGTGAAAATACTTCTATGATTATCCCTTGTACGTCTGTGACATCCTTGCGCAAGCCATCCAAACAGTTTTGATTTCCTAAAAGTAGTGTCATTTTAAAGGTCTTAAAATCAGAATATGAAATGCATCTTCTTGTGCTCACTGAAACTGCTAATTCAATATAACGTAAATGCCACCACAATAACTTAATAGCTCCACAAGGGCAATTTATCTACaagaaatagaaaataattaGGTTAAGAAAGTTGATTCAACAGTTTTAAACAAATATCCCTTTAAGTCCTAATTTAGTGTAAATGTAATATTGTttacaagttttgagaagacaCGCATGAGacttcctagaagtatggcattttaaccggaactctatcaacaagtcaacacattgacttggacccaatttaccaccccctgagaaaaagaacaggaaatgacatcgccaacccaaagaaacccaaacatataaatagaaaacaggaatcaccagcaatgcttcatccggaggctcactgaagattttacctagtatggtgatgaaacatctgaccacaaaccttccagctcagccagcaaacctaaaGCCAGAGTATAGTTTACTTTGTCCTAACCTTATAAGACATCTGCTAtcagattaaaaatatttttaacaggACATGATGCACAGAATGATCTGCAAATTGTATTCAACCAACAGTCCACATACATAGCAGTGATATTTAATATGTTGGCAGTTGCTGCTGAGATAATTGACAAAATTTTACGTGAACAGTGATAATCAATGTTCATAGTTTGTCAATAGTCCTAGATTACTAGTACTACACATGAGAACACAAATATCTGCACAATTGCCATTAGTACTAATActatttttatttcataaatggaagaattagGCATGGAATTCAATTTaatggtatttttaaaaattacttcccAAAGTTAGTAGATGTTTTGCTAACAATAGGATTTAATAAAACTAATGGCAAAGGAAAATGCAAGTACCTCCAACCTTGCTTTATATGCAAAAATTGCAACCATACTAATTGCTTTCTGTCTATAAAACTGGAGTAGAATGTCATATTGGAATAACCACAATTCTCTAGCCTCAATTAAGAACAAAACTAACTACTGGATAAAAACAAATCATCTGGCCATTTCTGCATCTGTGTCAGCACTTAAAAAGATTCTTCTttacattgttttttttctgggggAATTCAGTGGGAAGGAAGgatgagaaaataaattataGAAGGTTGTTGTTCATAACTCATAGTCAGACAAGTTGAAGTGGTTGTTTGGGGCTGACAAAGAGGAGAAAGGACTATATTTGGTAGCAGTGTCCTCTatagttaaaaaaaactgctgacaCAAGGAAAGAGTCAGTTGGACAAGAATCAACAGTTGCAACAAGGAGTTGGCATGTTCGAGGGCCTTCTTGAGATTCAACTActagggggcacagatttaaagcgaGGGGTGGACGTTTAAAGGAGAAATGTgaggcaaggttttttttaaacacagagggtggtgggtgcctggaatgcactaccatGGTAAGTGGTTTAAGAGGTATTTAAATAGACACATGAAcgggcaggaaatagagggatacaggctgATGAGAACAGTTCAGAATAGCATCATAGTCGGCACAGAgatgttgagccaaagggcttgtttctgtgtgGTACTGTTCGATGTTCTGTCTTCTGGTGTCAAGAAAGCTGGACCAAAAACAGtatcgttgtggttctgttcgctgagctgggaatttgtgttgcaaacgtttcgtcccctgtctaggtgacatcctcagtgcttggaagcctcctgtgaagcccttctgtgatgttttctctggcatttatagtggtttgtctctgccgtttccggttgtcagttccagctgtccgctgcagtgaagaagggctcatgcctgaaacatcgattctcctgctccttggatgctacctgacctgctgcgcttttccagcaacacattttcagctcttgtcctataatagtagtgttgtcacaATTGAACTTATGTTGCTTGTcacctgcgtgtgtggctactaaggatagctgatcgtgtcgtttcgtagctagttggtgttcatggatatggatcgttagctgtcttccggtttgtcctacgtagtgctttatgcagtccttgcatgggattttgtacacaatgatggttttgctcatgctgggtatcgggtcctttgtcctggtgagttgttgtctgagagtggctgttggtttgtgtgctgttatgagtcctagtggtcgtagtagtctggctgtcagttcagaaatgttcttgatgtatggtaacgtggctagtcctttgggttgtggcatgttctcattcgttgtctttcccttaggcat
This region includes:
- the LOC122562645 gene encoding coiled-coil domain-containing protein 157-like — its product is MTLLLGNQNCLDGLRKDVTDVQGIIIEVFSRVGAVRYPSWKFPDKTSCDLDLVTLLNRFDYVEDDPEYTQHSHIVLFELVIDR